GGCTGACTTCAGCCTGTATCAAAGCAAAGCGTGGAACCCGCTTGCCGTCCACCTCGATCTCTTCGCAGAACATGCTCAGCGGCCGCACCCACAGGCCAAACTCGCCGTACAGCGCCTGATAGACGACTACGTCTTC
The sequence above is drawn from the Pseudomonas sp. Z8(2022) genome and encodes:
- a CDS encoding DUF1653 domain-containing protein translates to MQLQPGLYRHYKGPQYRVFGVARHSESEEDVVVYQALYGEFGLWVRPLSMFCEEIEVDGKRVPRFALIQAEVSPIGGSEV